The genomic segment TATGCCTGTTGATATCAATGCTCTTCTTAAAAAAGCTGTTTCAAAGGAGTCCTCAGACCTTCACATAAAGGTTGGCAGCCCTCCGATTGTTCGCATTAACGGAGAACTTTCTCCAATACGGGATGAGCAGAGATTGACTTCTGAGGATGCTGTAAATATTGCTTTTTCTGTAATGAACGCAGGTCAGAGGGATGCCTTTAAAAAGAAAAATGACATCGACCTTGCTTACAGCGTGCCAGGCCTTGGCCGTTTCAGGTGCAATATCTTTGTTCAGAGAAGCACTATTGGCATGGTCTTCAGGGTTATTCCAATGAGGATACTTGAGATAGAGGAGTTGCACCTCCCTGTTGTCCTGAAAAAGATTGCACTGGAACCCAGAGGGCTTATACTTGTGACTGGTACAACGGGCAGTGGAAAATCGACAACCTTAGCAGCAATGATAGACTTCATAAATTCAAACAAGACCTGTCACATAGTTACCATCGAAGACCCTATAGAGTTCCTTCACAGGGACAAAAGCAGCATAGTCAATCAGCGTGAAGTTGGCTCTGATACAGAGTCCTTCAGCAGGGCGCTGAGGCAGGCATTGAGGCAGGACCCTGATGTCATCCTCGTTGGCGAGATGAGGGACTTTGAGACAATACAGACTGCGCTTACTGCTGCTGAGACAGGTCACCTTGTGCTCAGCACCCTGCATACAGTGGACGCAACAGAGACCATTAACAGAATTATATCAGTTTTCCCTCCGTATCAGCACAAGCAGGTGAGGCTTCAACTGGCGGCTGTCCTTAAAGGAGTTATCTCAATGAGACTTGTTCCGAGGGCCGATGAGAAAGGGAGAGTGCCTGCTGTTGAAATAATGATTTCAACTGCTACTGTCAGAGACTGTATTACAGATTCGGACAAAACAAAGCTCATCCCTGATGTTATTGCCCAGGGCCTAAGCCAGTATG from the Nitrospirota bacterium genome contains:
- a CDS encoding type IV pilus twitching motility protein PilT, whose translation is MPVDINALLKKAVSKESSDLHIKVGSPPIVRINGELSPIRDEQRLTSEDAVNIAFSVMNAGQRDAFKKKNDIDLAYSVPGLGRFRCNIFVQRSTIGMVFRVIPMRILEIEELHLPVVLKKIALEPRGLILVTGTTGSGKSTTLAAMIDFINSNKTCHIVTIEDPIEFLHRDKSSIVNQREVGSDTESFSRALRQALRQDPDVILVGEMRDFETIQTALTAAETGHLVLSTLHTVDATETINRIISVFPPYQHKQVRLQLAAVLKGVISMRLVPRADEKGRVPAVEIMISTATVRDCITDSDKTKLIPDVIAQGLSQYGMQTFDQSLMQLYRDGLITYEDALRRATNPDDFALKVKGIQSTSDAWEEGGGAVKSEEEKPKIERFAR